In the genome of Rhodamnia argentea isolate NSW1041297 chromosome 3, ASM2092103v1, whole genome shotgun sequence, one region contains:
- the LOC115757321 gene encoding COBRA-like protein 10 — protein sequence MGGARRALSLFIVLSVSFAVSFAARDDVHALDSGYDPPAAPPPAEENCNGIFVSYDFITRIKEFPHVKNASAQSWAFNSTATVLNTGTHELQAWKIFIGFQHQEILVSAGGAVLVDSEDFPASVRNGTHLSGYPRTDLKTSIETAGDLTQIQAIVQISGTQFGVKPPGIPMPKTIRLENDGYKCPAPVHKKTSMYACCVRDPKYKVKKQKTKLLPRQKGDISFSYDVIQAYENNYLAQVTIENDSPLGRLDHWNLTWEWMRGEFIYTMRGAYTHQIDYSDCLYGVAAQYYTSLDFSQVMNCQKKPVIADLPRERANDTKIGKLPYCCRNGSILPSIMDPSQAKSIFQVQVYKLPPDTNITALHPPEKWKIVGTLNPDYRCGPPIRVDPTEFPDPSGLQATTLAIASWQVVCNISRPMKTTSRCCVSFSAYYNKSVIPCNTCACGCNSSDSCNHKAQAMLLPPEALLVPFQNRTAKAVAWAKIKHFHIPNPLPCGDNCGVTINWHVNTDYKSGWTVRVTLFNWEEINFENWFTAIQLKKAAHGFQKSYSFNSTFFPELNHTIFLQGLPGSTFLIGETNATATKADPRVPGKQQSVISFTKKLTPGIKVAKGDGFPSRVFFNGEECSLPTYFPTGNGNLCQDSLVQLVLIVVLIHVLMNPHH from the exons ATGGGTGGAGCCAGAAGGGCATTGAGCTTGTTCATCGTTCTCTCCGTTTCTTTCGCAGTTTCTTTTGCAGCTCGGGACGACGTCCATGCTCTGGACTCCGGTTACGATCCGCCTGCGGCTCCTCCTCCCGCGGAAGAGAACTGCAACGGCATCTTCGTCTCCTACGATTTCATCACGAGGATCAAGGAATTCCCGCATGTGAAGAATGCTTCGGCGCAGTCCTGGGCCTTCAACTCAACCGCGACGGTCTTGAACACTGGCACACACGAGCTTCAGGCCTGGAAGATATTCATTGGATTCCAGCACCAGGAGATTCTAGTCTCGGCGGGCGGGGCAGTCCTGGTCGATAGCGAGGATTTCCCGGCCTCGGTCAGGAACGGGACGCACCTCTCGGGGTATCCTCGGACAGATCTGAAGACGTCGATCGAGACCGCAGGGGATTTGACCCAAATCCAGGCAATAGTTCAGATCTCAGGCACGCAGTTTGGCGTGAAACCGCCGGGCATCCCGATGCCAAAGACGATACGGCTTGAGAATGACGGATACAAATGTCCTGCGCCCGTACATAAGA AGACTTCGATGTACGCCTGCTGCGTTCGGGATCCGAAGTACAAGGTCAAGAAACAGAAAACGAAGCTATTGCCCCGTCAGAAGGGCGATATCTCGTTTAGCTACGATGTGATCCAAGCCTACGAAAACAACTATCTAGCTCAGGTGACGATCGAGAACGACAGCCCTTTGGGCCGGCTCGACCATTGGAACCTGACTTGGGAGTGGATGAGAGGGGAGTTCATATACACAATGAGAGGAGCATACACTCACCAGATAGACTATTCAGATTGCCTCTACGGGGTCGCGGCGCAGTACTACACGAGCCTTGATTTCTCCCAGGTGATGAACTGCCAGAAGAAACCGGTCATCGCGGATTTGCCCCGCGAGAGGGCGAACGATACAAAGATCGGGAAACTGCCCTACTGCTGTAGGAACGGGAGCATCTTGCCTTCAATCATGGACCCAAGCCAAGCAAAGTCCATATTCCAAGTGCAAGTGTACAAGCTCCCACCCGACACAAACATAACCGCTCTCCATCCTCCTGAGAAATGGAAAATCGTGGGCACCCTCAACCCTGACTACCGATGCGGTCCGCCGATCCGAGTGGACCCCACGGAGTTCCCAGACCCCAGCGGCCTCCAGGCCACGACTTTGGCCATCGCAAGTTGGCAAGTGGTCTGCAACATCTCGAGGCCGATGAAAACGACCTCTCGTTGCTGCGTTTCCTTCTCGGCATACTACAACAAGTCGGTCATCCCTTGCAACACCTGTGCTTGCGGCTGCAATAGCTCAGATTCGTGCAACCATAAGGCCCAAGCAATGCTCCTTCCCCCGGAAGCCCTCCTGGTCCCTTTCCAGAACAGGACGGCCAAAGCCGTGGCATGGGCAAAGATAAAGCACTTCCACATCCCCAACCCCTTGCCCTGCGGCGACAATTGCGGGGTGACCATAAACTGGCACGTCAACACCGACTACAAGAGTGGCTGGACCGTCCGGGTCACCCTGTTCAACTGGGAAGAGATCAATTTCGAGAACTGGTTCACTGCCATCCAACTGAAGAAAGCGGCCCACGGCTTCCAGAAGTCTTACTCATTCAACAGCACGTTCTTTCCTGAGCTGAACCATACCATCTTCCTTCAGGGGCTGCCAGGATCGACCTTCTTGATAGGAGAGACAAACGCGACGGCCACAAAGGCCGATCCTAGGGTCCCCGGGAAGCAACAATCAGTGATCTCGTTCACGAAGAAGCTCACGCCAGGCATCAAAGTGGCAAAAGGCGATGGCTTTCCATCGCGggtcttcttcaatggagagGAATGTTCGCTCCCTACATATTTCCCCACAGGAAATGGGAATCTATGTCAAGATAGTTTAGTGCAGCTAGTTTTGATTGTAGTTCTGATACATGTGCTTATGAACCCTCACCATTGA
- the LOC115757336 gene encoding CRIB domain-containing protein RIC10-like isoform X4 — protein sequence MTIKGIYKSFKYISQIFVLKEREMEIGYPTDVKHVSHIGWDGPSGNGPSWMNEFRAAPEFSGSLRSIGEPGDSNMVGHHLRSSPVDNEQSGSGQPAFDMVEDSPPTELFKGSKKQKRKKARSTSSPKLSRPSRAPKSKAKPFDVEDTPNC from the exons ATGACGATCAAAGGAATCTACAAAAGCTTCAAGTACATCTCCCAAATCTTTG TCCTGAAGGAACGCGAAATGGAAATCGGGTACCCGACTGATGTTAAGCATGTTTCTCATATTGGATGGGATGGTCCATCCGGTAATGGACCCAGCTGG ATGAATGAGTTCAGGGCCGCACCCGAGTTTTCGGGCTCGCTCCGTTCAATCGGTGAGCCTGGAGATTCTAATATGGTGGGTCATCATCTAAGGTCCTCTCCGG TGGATAATGAACAATCTGGGTCGGGCCAACCTGCATTTGATATGGTTGAAGATTCTCCGCCGACAGAACTCTTTAAAGGATCGAAGAAACAAAAACGGAAAAAGGCTAGGTCGACGTCATCTCCGAAGTTGTCAAGGCCCTCTAGAGCACCGAAATCAAAGGCCAAGCCCTTCGATGTGGAGGACACTCCTAATTGTTAA
- the LOC115757336 gene encoding CRIB domain-containing protein RIC10-like isoform X1, whose amino-acid sequence MKEGKIIPFDLSRDFRGCLFWRGLSYICHDNDDQRNLQKLQVHLPNLCSCFVIDYLKMGGIRSVVLKEREMEIGYPTDVKHVSHIGWDGPSGNGPSWMNEFRAAPEFSGSLRSIGEPGDSNMVGHHLRSSPVDNEQSGSGQPAFDMVEDSPPTELFKGSKKQKRKKARSTSSPKLSRPSRAPKSKAKPFDVEDTPNC is encoded by the exons atgaaagaaggaaaaatcatccCTTTCGACTTGTCGAGAGATTTTAGGGGCTGCTTGTTCTGGAGGGGGTTGAGTTACATCTGTCACGACAATGACGATCAAAGGAATCTACAAAAGCTTCAAGTACATCTCCCAAATCTTTG TTCATGCTTCGTGATTGATTATTTGAAAATGGGGGGTATTCGTTCTGTAGTCCTGAAGGAACGCGAAATGGAAATCGGGTACCCGACTGATGTTAAGCATGTTTCTCATATTGGATGGGATGGTCCATCCGGTAATGGACCCAGCTGG ATGAATGAGTTCAGGGCCGCACCCGAGTTTTCGGGCTCGCTCCGTTCAATCGGTGAGCCTGGAGATTCTAATATGGTGGGTCATCATCTAAGGTCCTCTCCGG TGGATAATGAACAATCTGGGTCGGGCCAACCTGCATTTGATATGGTTGAAGATTCTCCGCCGACAGAACTCTTTAAAGGATCGAAGAAACAAAAACGGAAAAAGGCTAGGTCGACGTCATCTCCGAAGTTGTCAAGGCCCTCTAGAGCACCGAAATCAAAGGCCAAGCCCTTCGATGTGGAGGACACTCCTAATTGTTAA
- the LOC115757336 gene encoding CRIB domain-containing protein RIC10-like isoform X5, which produces MGGIRSVVLKEREMEIGYPTDVKHVSHIGWDGPSGNGPSWMNEFRAAPEFSGSLRSIGEPGDSNMVGHHLRSSPVDNEQSGSGQPAFDMVEDSPPTELFKGSKKQKRKKARSTSSPKLSRPSRAPKSKAKPFDVEDTPNC; this is translated from the exons ATGGGGGGTATTCGTTCTGTAGTCCTGAAGGAACGCGAAATGGAAATCGGGTACCCGACTGATGTTAAGCATGTTTCTCATATTGGATGGGATGGTCCATCCGGTAATGGACCCAGCTGG ATGAATGAGTTCAGGGCCGCACCCGAGTTTTCGGGCTCGCTCCGTTCAATCGGTGAGCCTGGAGATTCTAATATGGTGGGTCATCATCTAAGGTCCTCTCCGG TGGATAATGAACAATCTGGGTCGGGCCAACCTGCATTTGATATGGTTGAAGATTCTCCGCCGACAGAACTCTTTAAAGGATCGAAGAAACAAAAACGGAAAAAGGCTAGGTCGACGTCATCTCCGAAGTTGTCAAGGCCCTCTAGAGCACCGAAATCAAAGGCCAAGCCCTTCGATGTGGAGGACACTCCTAATTGTTAA
- the LOC115757336 gene encoding CRIB domain-containing protein RIC10-like isoform X3, with protein sequence MTIKGIYKSFKYISQIFGESNGSSCFVIDYLKMGGIRSVVLKEREMEIGYPTDVKHVSHIGWDGPSGNGPSWMNEFRAAPEFSGSLRSIGEPGDSNMVGHHLRSSPVDNEQSGSGQPAFDMVEDSPPTELFKGSKKQKRKKARSTSSPKLSRPSRAPKSKAKPFDVEDTPNC encoded by the exons ATGACGATCAAAGGAATCTACAAAAGCTTCAAGTACATCTCCCAAATCTTTGGTGA ATCAAATGGTAGTTCATGCTTCGTGATTGATTATTTGAAAATGGGGGGTATTCGTTCTGTAGTCCTGAAGGAACGCGAAATGGAAATCGGGTACCCGACTGATGTTAAGCATGTTTCTCATATTGGATGGGATGGTCCATCCGGTAATGGACCCAGCTGG ATGAATGAGTTCAGGGCCGCACCCGAGTTTTCGGGCTCGCTCCGTTCAATCGGTGAGCCTGGAGATTCTAATATGGTGGGTCATCATCTAAGGTCCTCTCCGG TGGATAATGAACAATCTGGGTCGGGCCAACCTGCATTTGATATGGTTGAAGATTCTCCGCCGACAGAACTCTTTAAAGGATCGAAGAAACAAAAACGGAAAAAGGCTAGGTCGACGTCATCTCCGAAGTTGTCAAGGCCCTCTAGAGCACCGAAATCAAAGGCCAAGCCCTTCGATGTGGAGGACACTCCTAATTGTTAA
- the LOC115757336 gene encoding CRIB domain-containing protein RIC10-like isoform X2 yields MKEGKIIPFDLSRDFRGCLFWRGLSYICHDNDDQRNLQKLQVHLPNLCSCFVIDYLKMGGIRSVVLKEREMEIGYPTDVKHVSHIGWDGPSGNGPSWMNEFRAAPEFSGSLRSIGEPGDSNMVGHHLRSSPDNEQSGSGQPAFDMVEDSPPTELFKGSKKQKRKKARSTSSPKLSRPSRAPKSKAKPFDVEDTPNC; encoded by the exons atgaaagaaggaaaaatcatccCTTTCGACTTGTCGAGAGATTTTAGGGGCTGCTTGTTCTGGAGGGGGTTGAGTTACATCTGTCACGACAATGACGATCAAAGGAATCTACAAAAGCTTCAAGTACATCTCCCAAATCTTTG TTCATGCTTCGTGATTGATTATTTGAAAATGGGGGGTATTCGTTCTGTAGTCCTGAAGGAACGCGAAATGGAAATCGGGTACCCGACTGATGTTAAGCATGTTTCTCATATTGGATGGGATGGTCCATCCGGTAATGGACCCAGCTGG ATGAATGAGTTCAGGGCCGCACCCGAGTTTTCGGGCTCGCTCCGTTCAATCGGTGAGCCTGGAGATTCTAATATGGTGGGTCATCATCTAAGGTCCTCTCCGG ATAATGAACAATCTGGGTCGGGCCAACCTGCATTTGATATGGTTGAAGATTCTCCGCCGACAGAACTCTTTAAAGGATCGAAGAAACAAAAACGGAAAAAGGCTAGGTCGACGTCATCTCCGAAGTTGTCAAGGCCCTCTAGAGCACCGAAATCAAAGGCCAAGCCCTTCGATGTGGAGGACACTCCTAATTGTTAA